GTACATCTTTCCAGTCGCTGGAAAGATGTTCTGCACGCCAAAGATCGTAGCTCTTCTGGAGGTTGAGCCACAAGCCTGGTGTCGTGCTTAGGGCTCGTGAGAGCCTAAGGGCCATGTCAGGAGTCACTGAACCTCGCTCATTCAATATCTTTGACAAGGTTTTTCTGGATACGCCAAGTGTTTCAGACATGCTGGTTATAGAAATGTTTAGTGGTTCCAAATAATCTTTCTTCAGAATATATCCGGGATGGGATGGCTGTCTTTTCATTGTCATCATAATAGTCACCTTTTAATGGTAATCATCATAGTCAACGACATAAGCATCGCTATCTATGAATTTAAAAAATATTCTCCAATTTCCCGAGACCCGGACGGAATATTGTCCCTTAAGTTTTCCTGATAGCTTATGCAGGTAGGACCCTGGGAAGTTCATATCAATTATGTCATTTGCAGCGTTCAGTCGATCCAGGATTCTGGATATTTTGTCTGCATGCTCGGGACTAATGCCTCTTGTTGATCCATAATAATAAAATACTTCAAGTCCCTTATGCTTAAAGGATTTAATCATACAGAATTATGTAACCGCAATGGTTACGAATGTCAACCTTTGAATTCATTAAATGTCCGGAGCAAATGATATGACCGATGTAGGTAGCACACGAATTGACCGATCCAAACCTCATTACCAGTCTTCAGAATAATTGGAAAGGACTACCTTAGAAACAGCCGGAGGCCACGCTTTCATTATTCTGCAAGCCTTGAAAACGCTTTCTCCAGATCCATCATCTCAACCGGCTTGGCCAGGTAGTCATTCATGCCTGCTTCAAGATATTTTTCTCTGTCACCCTGCATTGCATAGGCAGTCAGAGCAATTATGGGGATATCCTTTTTGATCCCCGGATCAGTTGATGAGCGGATGATTCTTGTAGCCTCGACTCCGTCCATGACCGGCATGCGAATATCCATCAGGATTACATCGAAATCCTGGGCTTTAAGTAAGTCAAGAACCTGCTGGCCATTTTCAGCAAGGGAAACAGTGTGCCCCATCATCTCCAGGATCTTCTGAGTGGTATACTGATTTGTGGGATCATCTTCAGCCAGTAGAATGCGCAGACTTTTCTCAGACTGAAGTAAAGGTTTTGTCTGATGATGCTTGGGAGCTGACTCTCCATCTGGCAACTTGAAGGGTAAAACAACATAAATGCTGGTTCCTTCCCCTACCTGACTGGTAATATTGATGGTTCCGCCCATGAGGTCCACTAATCTTTTAACTATGGCCAGGCCAAGGCCTGCTCCTTCATATTTTCGGGTATAAGAACCCTCCAACTGGACAAAGGGCTTGAACAGGTTTTCAATCTTGTCTTCAGGTATGCCAATGCCGGTATCTGATATTGTGAACAGTATCCGGATATCACTATTTTTGCCTGGGGGGATGAGCATCATGTCCATATTCACCGCCCCATGATCAGTATATTTGATGGCGTTGCCCACCAGGTTGAATATGATCTGGGAAACCCTGGAAGAATCACCGATTACTGATTCTGGAAGGGCCTTGCCCATTCTAAAGTTCAGGGAAATCCCCTTTTGGCCTGCAGTAATCTTTAACAGGTCATTCACAGAATGCTGCAGTTCCATCAGGCTGAACTCATCTTCCTGGGTTGTCATTTTTCCTGCTTCAACTCTGGACAGATCAAGAATGTCGGATAGCAGTCTCGTCAGGCGTTTGGCTGATTTAGTAGACAGGTCTACGAACTCCTGCTGCTCCCTGTCCAGTTCACTCATCTGCAGAAGTTGCATCATGCCCATGATGCCATTTATGGGAGTTCGTATCTCATGGCTCATATTGGCCAGGAATTCAGACTTGGCTCGGGTAGCGGCTTCGGCCTTTATGCGGGCTTTATCGAGTTCTGAGTTTTTTATCTCAAGATTTCTGGCATTACGCTCAAATTTTTCATTGCTTTCCAGCAACTGCAACTCCGATCCCCTCAGCAGACTTTGCCCGATCCATAAGCCAAGCAACCCAAGAACGCCGATGAGCGCATGAGCAGCAACAAGCCCTGCTTTCTGTTCTCCGGATTGAGCAAGGTAAGGTTCCCAGGGTACGGAAACACTTATTCCGCCATAAATATCACCTACTGCATAACCCTGATGCCCATGACAGCCAAGACAGTTTTCATGTGTCATAAGTGGCTTCATAAACCGCAAATATTGGCGGCCATCCATGGTTTCAACTGAAGAAGTACGATCTGCGCCCTGCTCAAAGGACAGCAGGGCTTGGCTCTCCCATTGGTCCGGAGCGTTTTCCGGACGGAGGGGGTTGAGGCTGGTGATGTTCCCCAGCATATTGTACTGCTCAAGGCCCAGTTCGTGCACCTGGCGGGTCATGTAGGCCGGGTTGACAAGGGTCAGCTCCATGCCGGTAGTGGTAATCACATCCCGGCCAGGTATATATGCAAGGTAGGGGTTGGCCGGGGTGGTTTCAGTGGGCTGGACATATACTCCACCTTGCATGGCAGCCCAATGCCGGTAGACAACATCTTTTTCAAAATATGCCCTGGCTTCATTCTCAGCCAGGGACATGGTTATATTATTCACTTGGTTCCAGTTCCAGGCCAGGGACGCAGCCAGTACAACTACCCAGATTACTGCAGCAGCCAGGATCAGACGGTTTGTGGTTAAAGAAGAGGTCAAAGAGCGTTTGGCCTGAATATTCTTGTTGGAAGGAAGGGTCATGATCAACTCCGCAAAGGAAAATAATTATCAAGAAGGAAAAAGCCCTTTCTGGGAAAATTAACTTGTCGCTAAAATCAATCTGAAATGAGAATGTATTTTTGGAAGAAGGATGAAAAATCGGCAGGGGCAAGATTACGTGCATTCATTTACAGAAGTCCAAAATTGCCTGAATTGTCAAGCTTTCTTTTGTCATTCTTCAGAGTAATTGATAAGAACTATTACACATGCTTAGCCTTTATGTTGTGAGTTGGGTTATGCATAAAACATACGATATTTATGATGTACCCGGCAGTGTAAAATACACCTTTGTCCCTTTGCTCGGCTCACTTTCCAACCAGATTCTGCCGCCATGCTTTTCCACAAATTCCTTGCACAGGACAAGTCCCAGGCCGGTTCCTTTTTCGCCGTCTGTGCCCAGTTGTTTCTTGCTTTTATTAACAGAAAAGGCAGCATTCAGAATAGCTTCACTCATGCCAATGCCATTATCACTGATGCAGACTTGAACATCAGTGCCTGTCTGGCTGGCGGTAATGGAGATAATGCCGCTGCGATTAGCAAACTTGACCGCATTAAAGATAACATTGCGGAGAACTGTATTGATCATGGGCTGGTCAACCAGCACTGTAAGGTCATGAGGGATGTCGCACTTTAGGGCAATGTCCTTTTTTTCAGCCACATCCAGGGCTGTATGCAGACTTGATCTGGCCAGTTCATAAAGGCTGTATTCTTCAGGGCTGAAATTCATGCCACCCTGACTCATGCGTGCCCATTGCATGAGATCATTTAACAGCTCCAATGCATTTTTAGAACTTTTATGCATTTCAGTCGATATGAGGCAGATTTCGTCCAGAGATAAAAATTCCGCATCTTTAGAAAGGATTTGAGAGGTGCTGAAAATTCCGGAAATGGGGGATTTGAGATCATGAGCAATGATGGTGAATAGCTTGTCTTTTTCTGCGTTTACTTTTTCAAGCTGCTGGTTGATCAGACTGATTTTTTCCTCGGCCATTTTCTGTTGGGTGATGTCGCGAGTAATGGATAGAACATATTCTACAGAACCGTCTGGTGAAAATTCCGGTACAATGCGGGAATGGAAGTATATTTTCATGAGGGGGCCAGGAAAATCAAAAAACATTTCTGTTTCCTGGCCTTCCTGGAATACTTTCTTTAGTTTACTGTTCCAGAATTGTACTTGCTCATCTGGCATGTGCAAATCTTCATTGGTATTGCCAATAAATTTATCCTGCTGGATTCCTGAATATTTTTCAATGACCTTATTTATGAAGACATGTCGAAGGTGTCTATCAAAGCGGGCCACAATATCCGGTGCATTTTCCGCCAGAGCAAGATATTCCTCTTCACGGCGGCGCAATGCGATTTCAGCCTTCTTACGTTCGGTTATATCCCTGCAGAAGCAGACAAACTTACCCCCTCCCACTTCAATACAAGACACGGAAACCTCAACATCGAAAGCAGTACCGTCTTTTCTTC
This genomic window from Desulfonatronovibrio magnus contains:
- a CDS encoding ATP-binding protein; the encoded protein is MTLPSNKNIQAKRSLTSSLTTNRLILAAAVIWVVVLAASLAWNWNQVNNITMSLAENEARAYFEKDVVYRHWAAMQGGVYVQPTETTPANPYLAYIPGRDVITTTGMELTLVNPAYMTRQVHELGLEQYNMLGNITSLNPLRPENAPDQWESQALLSFEQGADRTSSVETMDGRQYLRFMKPLMTHENCLGCHGHQGYAVGDIYGGISVSVPWEPYLAQSGEQKAGLVAAHALIGVLGLLGLWIGQSLLRGSELQLLESNEKFERNARNLEIKNSELDKARIKAEAATRAKSEFLANMSHEIRTPINGIMGMMQLLQMSELDREQQEFVDLSTKSAKRLTRLLSDILDLSRVEAGKMTTQEDEFSLMELQHSVNDLLKITAGQKGISLNFRMGKALPESVIGDSSRVSQIIFNLVGNAIKYTDHGAVNMDMMLIPPGKNSDIRILFTISDTGIGIPEDKIENLFKPFVQLEGSYTRKYEGAGLGLAIVKRLVDLMGGTINITSQVGEGTSIYVVLPFKLPDGESAPKHHQTKPLLQSEKSLRILLAEDDPTNQYTTQKILEMMGHTVSLAENGQQVLDLLKAQDFDVILMDIRMPVMDGVEATRIIRSSTDPGIKKDIPIIALTAYAMQGDREKYLEAGMNDYLAKPVEMMDLEKAFSRLAE
- a CDS encoding HigA family addiction module antitoxin produces the protein MMTMKRQPSHPGYILKKDYLEPLNISITSMSETLGVSRKTLSKILNERGSVTPDMALRLSRALSTTPGLWLNLQKSYDLWRAEHLSSDWKDV
- a CDS encoding type II toxin-antitoxin system RelE/ParE family toxin, which gives rise to MIKSFKHKGLEVFYYYGSTRGISPEHADKISRILDRLNAANDIIDMNFPGSYLHKLSGKLKGQYSVRVSGNWRIFFKFIDSDAYVVDYDDYH